In Xyrauchen texanus isolate HMW12.3.18 chromosome 27, RBS_HiC_50CHRs, whole genome shotgun sequence, one genomic interval encodes:
- the znf692 gene encoding zinc finger protein 692 isoform X2: MPSSKDAVRSQRRRELDARRSKSRVRLGSCLQSWVQLKEKLGFSLHSELAQHLLESYFSRGCFKCSGGRKGEITNTLPTTTESLQELILLVHSHGQKCPLLPVLQSRTFTNRAGQDQSTNRTGRREKQVKTEPKDASQSSKVEICLKCTCEGDHHFLWSPTKREFVKKGTNSENKKNDNSKDLPPSSPKSPGKRGRKRLKEPVAELVRQDLVSCVKTRRWQAEKSAITLNESGQKSEASPAVSGDNTNSGVTVTETAQDAVPPEGSDISALSPPELESPAHSPEMATDDLHSECTENQSPSDNPQSLKDDISQIGGKRKRKITPKVILPCEYEGCDKIFSSRQYLNHHVKYQHLQQKTFSCSHPTCNKSFNFKKHLKEHEKLHSNQRDYICEFCARAFRTSSNLIIHRRIHTGEKPLQCEVCGFTCRQKASLNWHMRKHNAESTYQFPCEICGRRFEKRDNVTAHRSKSHPDHYASTPETQPFLFPPVDSFPHPLRQHESSPAAFMDHADLV, encoded by the exons ATGCCATCCTCTAAAGATGCTGTGCGCAGTCAGCGGCGCAGGGAGTTGGATGCACGCAGGAGTAAATCTCGCGTGCGGCTGGGCTCGTGCCTTCAGAGCTGGGTTCAGCTGAAAGAGAAACTGGGCTTCTCTTTGCACTCAGAGCTGGCCCAGCATCTGCTCGAGAG ctaCTTCTCAAGAGGTTGTTTCAAATGCTCAG GTGGTAGAAAAGGAGAGATCACAAACACCCTGCCAACCACCACAGAATCTTTGCAGGAACTTATACTGTTGGTCCACAGCCATGGACAAAAGTGCCCTCTTCTTCCTGTCCTGCAATCCAGGACATTCACAAACAGAGCAGGACAAGATCAGAGCACTAACAGAACAGGGAGGCGAGAGAAACAGGTCAAAACTGAGCCTAAGGATGCCAGTCAATCATCTAAAGTGGAGATCTGTCTGAAATGCACCTGTGAAGGCGACCATCACTTTTTATGGTCACCAACCAAAAGAGAGTTTGTGAAGAAGGGAACAAATTCTGAAAATAAGAAAAATGACAACAGTAAAGATCTGCCTCCCTCCAGTCCAAAGAGTCCTGGAAAACGAGGCAGAAAGCGGTTGAAGGAGCCAGTCGCAGAGTTAGTGAGACAAGATTTGGTCAGCTGTGTAAAAACTAGGAGATGGCAAGCAGAAAAATCTGCCATTACCCTGAATGAATCAGGACAGAAAAGTGAGGCTAGTCCTGCAGTCTCTGGAGACAACACAAATTCAG GTGTTACAGTGACTGAGACTGCACAGGATGCTGTTCCACCGGAAGGAAGTGATATTTCAGCATTGTCGCCTCCAGAGCTTGA ATCACCAGCTCACAGTCCTGAGATGGCTACAGATGATCTTCACAGTGAATGCACTGAAAACCAGAGCCCTTCTGATAA CCCACAATCTTTGAAGGATGACATTTCTCAGATTGGTGGCAAAAGAAAAAG AAAAATAACACCCAAAGTCATTTTGCCTTGTGAGTATGAGGGCTGCGATAAGATTTTCTCCAGTCGGCAATATCTAAAT CATCACGTCAAGTACCAGCACCTCCAGCAGAAGACTTTCTCCTGCTCGCACCCTACATGTAACAAGTCGTTTAATTTTAAGAAGCATCTGaaagagcatgaaaaattgcACAGCA ACCAGAGAGACTATATCTGTGAGTTCTGTGCCCGGGCATTCCGAACCAGCAGTAACCTGATTATCCATCGCAGGATACACACCGGAGAGAAACCGCTGCA GTGTGAGGTGTGTGGATTTACCTGTCGTCAAAAAGCCTCTCTGAACTGGCACATGCGTAAACACAATGCTGAGAGCACCTACCAGTTCCCCTGTGAGATCTGTGGACGCCGATTTGAAAAGAGAGACAATGTCACAGCTCACCGCAGCAAGAGCCATCCGGACCATTATGCATCAACCCCTGAAACTCAGCCTTTTCTCTTTCCTCCCGTGGACTCATTCCCACATCCCTTGCGGCAGCATGAATCTTCCCCTGCTGCTTTCATGGACCATGCCGATCTTGtataa
- the znf692 gene encoding zinc finger protein 692 isoform X1 has protein sequence MPSSKDAVRSQRRRELDARRSKSRVRLGSCLQSWVQLKEKLGFSLHSELAQHLLESYFSRGCFKCSGGRKGEITNTLPTTTESLQELILLVHSHGQKCPLLPVLQSRTFTNRAGQDQSTNRTGRREKQVKTEPKDASQSSKVEICLKCTCEGDHHFLWSPTKREFVKKGTNSENKKNDNSKDLPPSSPKSPGKRGRKRLKEPVAELVRQDLVSCVKTRRWQAEKSAITLNESGQKSEASPAVSGDNTNSGVTVTETAQDAVPPEGSDISALSPPELESPAHSPEMATDDLHSECTENQSPSDKVSSEEVVVLNLTNRGTQEIVDQTEKHNVNKRAGSLQNNNPQSLKDDISQIGGKRKRKITPKVILPCEYEGCDKIFSSRQYLNHHVKYQHLQQKTFSCSHPTCNKSFNFKKHLKEHEKLHSNQRDYICEFCARAFRTSSNLIIHRRIHTGEKPLQCEVCGFTCRQKASLNWHMRKHNAESTYQFPCEICGRRFEKRDNVTAHRSKSHPDHYASTPETQPFLFPPVDSFPHPLRQHESSPAAFMDHADLV, from the exons ATGCCATCCTCTAAAGATGCTGTGCGCAGTCAGCGGCGCAGGGAGTTGGATGCACGCAGGAGTAAATCTCGCGTGCGGCTGGGCTCGTGCCTTCAGAGCTGGGTTCAGCTGAAAGAGAAACTGGGCTTCTCTTTGCACTCAGAGCTGGCCCAGCATCTGCTCGAGAG ctaCTTCTCAAGAGGTTGTTTCAAATGCTCAG GTGGTAGAAAAGGAGAGATCACAAACACCCTGCCAACCACCACAGAATCTTTGCAGGAACTTATACTGTTGGTCCACAGCCATGGACAAAAGTGCCCTCTTCTTCCTGTCCTGCAATCCAGGACATTCACAAACAGAGCAGGACAAGATCAGAGCACTAACAGAACAGGGAGGCGAGAGAAACAGGTCAAAACTGAGCCTAAGGATGCCAGTCAATCATCTAAAGTGGAGATCTGTCTGAAATGCACCTGTGAAGGCGACCATCACTTTTTATGGTCACCAACCAAAAGAGAGTTTGTGAAGAAGGGAACAAATTCTGAAAATAAGAAAAATGACAACAGTAAAGATCTGCCTCCCTCCAGTCCAAAGAGTCCTGGAAAACGAGGCAGAAAGCGGTTGAAGGAGCCAGTCGCAGAGTTAGTGAGACAAGATTTGGTCAGCTGTGTAAAAACTAGGAGATGGCAAGCAGAAAAATCTGCCATTACCCTGAATGAATCAGGACAGAAAAGTGAGGCTAGTCCTGCAGTCTCTGGAGACAACACAAATTCAG GTGTTACAGTGACTGAGACTGCACAGGATGCTGTTCCACCGGAAGGAAGTGATATTTCAGCATTGTCGCCTCCAGAGCTTGA ATCACCAGCTCACAGTCCTGAGATGGCTACAGATGATCTTCACAGTGAATGCACTGAAAACCAGAGCCCTTCTGATAA AGTTAGCAGTGAGGAAGTTGTAGTGTTGAATTTAACCAACAGAGGGACCCAGGAGATAGTAGATCAGACTGAAAAACACAATGTCAACAAAAGGGCTGGCTCACTTCAAAATAACAA CCCACAATCTTTGAAGGATGACATTTCTCAGATTGGTGGCAAAAGAAAAAG AAAAATAACACCCAAAGTCATTTTGCCTTGTGAGTATGAGGGCTGCGATAAGATTTTCTCCAGTCGGCAATATCTAAAT CATCACGTCAAGTACCAGCACCTCCAGCAGAAGACTTTCTCCTGCTCGCACCCTACATGTAACAAGTCGTTTAATTTTAAGAAGCATCTGaaagagcatgaaaaattgcACAGCA ACCAGAGAGACTATATCTGTGAGTTCTGTGCCCGGGCATTCCGAACCAGCAGTAACCTGATTATCCATCGCAGGATACACACCGGAGAGAAACCGCTGCA GTGTGAGGTGTGTGGATTTACCTGTCGTCAAAAAGCCTCTCTGAACTGGCACATGCGTAAACACAATGCTGAGAGCACCTACCAGTTCCCCTGTGAGATCTGTGGACGCCGATTTGAAAAGAGAGACAATGTCACAGCTCACCGCAGCAAGAGCCATCCGGACCATTATGCATCAACCCCTGAAACTCAGCCTTTTCTCTTTCCTCCCGTGGACTCATTCCCACATCCCTTGCGGCAGCATGAATCTTCCCCTGCTGCTTTCATGGACCATGCCGATCTTGtataa